DNA from Kitasatospora acidiphila:
ATCGCGCTGGCCCAGGCCTGCGGGCGCTGGGGCAACTGGTTCAACCAGGAGCTCTACGGTCGGCCGACCTCGCTGCCCTGGGGCCTGAAGATCCACAAGGTGGATGCGGACGGCACCGTGATCGACGGGGTCTTCCAGCCGACCTTCCTCTACGAGTCGCTCTGGTGCGTCGGGGTGGCGCTGCTGGTGCTCTGGGCCGACCGCCGCTTCAAGCTGGGCCACGGGCGGGCCTTCGCGCTCTATGTGATGGCCTACACGGTGGGCCGGGCCTGGATCGAGTACCTGCGGATCGACGAGGCGCACCACATCCTGGGCCTGCGGCTCAACGACTGGACGTCGATCGTGGTGTTCGCCGGTGCGCTGGCCTACTTCGTGGTCGTCGGGCGGCTGCGCCCGGGCCGCGAGGCGCCGGACTCGATCGACCCGGTCGGCGTGCGGGAGGAGGCCGAGGCCGCCGCCGGCGCGGCGGGGTCCGAGGCGCCGACCGAGTCGGAGACCGCGACGTCCACCGAGAAGCCGACTGCCGGGAAGCCCGCCGACCAGCCGGTCACCGAGAAGCCGGTCACCGAGGACGTCTGACGGCTCGGCGCAGGCGCAACATCCGTCACATCGTCATCAGAGGGACCCGGAGTTGCCACTCCGGGTCCCTCTTTCGTGGTAGCCGCCGGCATCGCCGCAGGTCAGCGAGGTAAGCCAGGGCTGGCTTGCTGGAAACTGTCAGACCCTGCGATTAACGTCAAGGGGTCACGCAGTTGCAGGAGGTTCCGCCATGAGTGCTGTCATCACCCGCCCGGCCATCGACGAAGCCCCGGTCCCCCGGGTGCCCAACGCCGGGCACCACCGCGATGTCAACGGCGGCTGGCTGCGGCCCGCGGTGTTCGGCGCGATGGACGGCCTGGTCTCCAACTTCGCCCTGATGACCGGTGTGGTGGGTGGCGCGGCCGGCCACAGCACGGTGGTCCTCACGGGTCTTGCGGGTCTCGCGGCCGGGGCCTGCTCGATGGCGGCGGGGGAGTACACCTCGGTGGCCTCCCAGCGGGAGCTGGTCGAGGCCGAGATCGCCGCCGAGCGGATCGAGCTGAACCGCAACCCGCGCGGCGAGCTGGCCGAGCTGGCCCAGCTGTACGTCGAGCGCGGGGTGGAGCCGGAGCTCGCCGCCGAGGTGGCCCGGCAGCTGACCAGGGATCCGGAGCAGGCGCTGGAGGTGCACGTCCGGGAGGAGCTCGGCGTGGACCCGCACGACCTGCCCAGCCCGCTGGTGGCCGCGGTCTCCTCGTTCGGCTGCTTCGCGATCGGCGCGCTGCTGCCGCTGCTGCCCTATCTGCTGGGGGCCGCCTCGCTGCTGCCGGCGCTGCTGCTGGCGGTGGTCGGCCTGTTCCTGTGCGGCGCGGTGGTGGCCCGGGTGACGGCGCGCAGCTGGTGGTTCAGCGGGCTGCGCCAGCTGCTGCTGGGCAGCGCCGCGGCCGGGGTGACGTACCTGCTGGGCTGGCTGATCGGCGGCCATGTGGGTTGACGGTGGGCTGACCCCCGATGTGTGGAACATCACGCATCCCCCCGCATAGCAATACAATTTTTACGGCCCGAGGCGCCCTGGACCATCAGACCAGCGCCTCGGGCCGCGTCATTCCGGCGAAATCGCAGGACGGATGCCACGCAGTCGGGGTCAAGGTGATTTCCAGGCTGTTTCGGGTCTTGACCGGCAGGGCACACTGTCAGGAGTTCGACCCCGGGGCTACCCGGCGGTAATAGCCGCTGACCTGCGGTCCTGTCCACCATTTGGACTAGAGATTCCACTTCCCGGGATTTTCGGCATGATGTAACCTGCACGAAATCGCAGAGGGCCAACGTCGTCCCTGTTGCAAAGCTCCCCCAGCCCGAGGCTGGGCGGCACCACCACTTGCCAATGACGACGACGGGAGAGCCGATGCTTTCTGCATCCATGCACTCCGCCAACGGGCCCCAGGGCGACGGCCGTTCGCCGTACCGGCTCGTTCCGGATGCACGACCTGCAGCTCAGGGCCTGTACGACCCCCGCAATGAACACGACGCCTGCGGCGTCGGCTTCGTGGCGACCCTGACCGGCACCGCCGACCATGCCATCGTCGAGCAGGCGCTCACCGTGCTGCGCAACCTGGAGCACCGCGGCGCCACCGGCGCCGAGCCGGACTCCGGTGACGGCGCGGGCATCCTGACCCAGGTCCCGGACGCCTTCCTGCGCGCCAACGCCGGCTTCGAGCTGCCCCCGGCCGGGGAGTACGCGGTCGGCATCGCCTTCCTGCCCGTCGACGACCAGGGCGCGGCCACCGCCGTCTCGGCCATCGAGACGATCGCCGCCGAGGAGGGCCTGACCGTCCTCGGCTGGCGCGAGGTGCCCACCGCCCCCGAGCTGCTGGGCGCCACTGCCCGTTCGGTGATGCCGCGGTTCAGCCAACTCTTCGTCAGCGGACGGGGATTGGCCGGCCTGGAGCTGGACCGGACCGCCTTCGTGGTCCGCAAGCGCGCCGAGCGCGAGGCCGGTGTCTACTTCCCGTCGCTGTCCGCCCGGACCATCGTCTACAAGGGCATGCTGACCACCGGTCAACTGGAGCCGTTCTTCCCGGACTTGTCGGACCGGCTGTTTGCCTCCGCGATCGGCCTGGTGCACTCCCGGTTCTCCACCAACACCTTCCCGAGCTGGCCGCTCGCCCACCCGTACCGGTTCGTCGCGCACAACGGCGAGATCAACACCGTCAAGGGCAACCGGAACTGGATGACCGCGCGCGAGTCGCAGCTGGCCACCGACCTGATCCCGGGCGACATCAGCCGGATCTTCCCGGTCTGCACCCCGGACCACTCCGACTCCGCCTCCTTCGACGAGGTGCTGGAGCTGCTCCACCTCAGCGGCCGCTCGCTGCCGCACTCGGTGCTGATGATGATCCCGGAGGCCTGGGAGAACCACGCCACCATGAGCCCGGCGCGGCGCGCCTTCTACCAGTACCACTCCAACCTGATGGAGCCCTGGGACGGCCCGGCCTGCGTCACCTTCACCGACGGCAACCAGATCGGCGCCGTGCTGGACCGCAACGGCCTGCGCCCGGCCCGGTACTGGATCACCGAGGACGGCCTGGTGGTGCTCTCCTCCGAGGTCGGCGTGCTCGACCTGCCGCAGGAGAGCGTGATCCGCAAGGGCCGGCTGCAGCCCGGCAAGATGTTCCTGGTCGACGTCGCCGAGCACCGGATCGTCGAGGACGAGGAGATCAAGGGCGCGCTGGCCGCCGAGCACCCCTACGAGGAGTGGGTGGCCGGTGGCCGGATCCAGCTGGCCGAGCTGCCCGAGCGCGAGCACATCGCGCACACCCACGCCTCGGTGACCCGCCGTCAGCAGACCTTCGGCTACACCGAGGAGGAGCTGCGCGTCATCCTGGCGCCGATGGCCCGCACCGGCGCCGAGGCGCTCGGCTCGATGGGCACCGACTCGCCGATCGCCGCGCTCTCCGAGAAGCCCCGGCTGCTCTTCGACTACTTCATCCAGCTGTTCGCCCAGGTCACCAACCCGCCGCTGGACGCCATCCGCGAGGAACTGGTCACCTCGCTGCACAGCAGCCTCGGCCCCGAGGTCAACCTGCTCACCGCCGGGCCCGCGCACTGCCGTGCGGTCGGCATCACCTTCCCGGTGATCGACAACGACGAGCTGGCCAAGCTGATCCACATCAACGTGGACGGCGACCAGCCCGGCCTCAAGGCGGTCACCCTCTCCGGCCTCTACCGGGTGGCCGGCGGCGGCGAGGCGCTGGCCGAGCGGCTGCGGGAGATCGCCGCCGAGGCCGACGCGGCGATCGCCGACGGCGCCCGGATCCTGCTGCTCTCCGACCGCCACTCGGACGCCGAGCACGCGCCGATCCCCTCGCTGCTGCTCACCTCCGCGGTGCACCACCACCTGATCCGCACCAAGCAGCGCACCAAGGTCTCGCTGCTGGTCGAGGCCGGCGACGTCCGCGAGGTGCACCACGTGGCGCTGCTGATCGGCTACGGCGCCAGCGCGATCAACCCCTACCTGGCGATGGAGTCGGTCGAGGACCTGGTGGCCCAGGGCACCTTCCTCACCGGGACCGACCCGGAGAAGGCGATCCGCAACCTGATCAAGGCGCTCGGCAAGGGCGTGCTCAAGGTGATGTCCAAGATGGGCATCTCCACCGTCGCCTCCTACCGCGGCGCCCAGGTCTTCGAGGTGATCGGCCTCTCCCAGGAGACCGTGGACGCCTACTTCGCCGGCACCACCAGCAAGTTGGGCGGCATCGGGCTCGACGAGATCGCCCGCGAGGTGGCCGCCCGGCACGCCAAGGCCTACCCGGCCTCCGGCATCCCGGCCGCGCACCGCGCGCTGGAGATCGGCGGCGAGTACCAGTGGCGCCGCGAGGGCGAGCCGCACCTGTTCGACCCCGACACCGTCTTCCGCCTCCAGCACGCCACCCGCACCCGCCGCTACGACATCTTCAAGCAGTACACGGAGCGGGTGAACGAGCAGTCCGAGCGGCTGATGACGCTGCGCGGCCTGTTCAAGCTGGGCGCGGGCGCCCGCACCCCGGTGCCGATCGACGAGGTCGAGCCGGTCAGCGAGATCGTCAAGCGGTTCTCCACCGGCGCCATGTCCTACGGCTCCATCTCGATGGAGGCGCACGAGACGCTGGCGATCGCCATGAACCGGCTGGGCGGCAAGTCCAACACCGGTGAGGGCGGCGAGGACCCGGAGCGCCTCCACGACCCGGAGCGCCGCTCGGCGATCAAGCAGGTCGCCTCCGGCCGGTTCGGCGTCACCTCCGAGTACCTGGTCAACGCCGACGACATCCAGATCAAGATGGCCCAGGGCGCCAAGCCCGGCGAGGGCGGCCAGCTGCCGGGCCACAAGGTCTACCCGTGGGTGGCCCGCACCCGGCACTCCACCCCGGGCGTCGGCCTGATCTCCCCGCCGCCGCACCACGACATCTACTCGATCGAGGATCTGGCCCAGCTGATCCACGACCTGAAGAACGCCAACCCGCAGGCCCGGATCCACGTCAAGCTGGTCTCCGAGGTCGGCGTCGGCACCGTCGCGGCCGGCGTCTCCAAGGCGCACGCCGACGTGGTGCTGGTCTCCGGCCACGACGGCGGCACCGGCGCCTCCCCGCTGACCTCGCTGAAGCACGCGGGCGGCCCCTGGGAGCTCGGCCTCGCCGAGACCCAGCAGACCCTGCTGCTCAACGGGCTGCGCGACCGGATCGTGGTGCAGACCGACGGCCAGCTGAAGACCGGCCGCGACGTGGTGATCGCCGCGCTGCTCGGCGCCGAGGAGTTCGGCTTCGCCACCGCCCCGCTGGTGGTCTCCGGCTGCGTCATGATGCGGGTCTGCCACCTGGACACCTGCCCGGTCGGCGTCGCCACCCAGAACCCGGTGCTGCGCGAGCGGTTCTCCGGCAAGCCCGAATTCGTGGTCAACTTCTTCGAGTTCATCGCCGAGGAGGTCCGCGAGCTCCTCGCCGAGCTGGGCTTCCGCTCGATCGAGGAGGCCGTCGGCCACGCCGAGCACATCGACGCCGCCGCCGCGATCGACCACTGGAAGGCCGTCGGGCTCGACCTGGCCCCGCTCTTCCACGTGCCCGAGCTGCCGGTCGGCGCGGCCCGCCACCGCACCATCGAGCAGGACCACGGGCTGGACAAGGCGCTCGACAACCAGCTGATCGAGCTGGCCGCCGAGGCCCTGGAGCACGGCGAGGCGGTCCGCATCCAGCTGCCGATCCGCAACGTCAACCGCACCGTCGGCACCATGCTCGGCCACCAGGTGACCAAGCGCTACCGGGGCGCCGGCCTGCCCGAGGGCACCATCGACGTGACCTTCACCGGCTCGGCCGGCCAGTCCTTCGGCGCCTTCCTGCCCAAGGGCGTCACCCTGCGCCTGGAGGGCGACGCCAACGACTACGTCGGCAAGGGCCTCTCCGGCGGCGTGCTGGTGGTCCGCCCGGCCCGCGACGCCGCGGTGATCGGCGCCGACGCCCAGCAGCACGTGATCGCCGGCAACACCATCGGCTACGGTGCCACCGCGGGCCGGATCCACCTGCGCGGCAAGGCCGGTGAGCGGTTCGCGGTGCGCAACTCCGGCGCCGTCCTGGTCGTCGAGGGCGTCGGCGACCACGGCCTGGAGTACATGACCGGCGGCCGGGTGGTGATCCTCGGCGAGACCGGCCGCAACCTGGCCGCGGGCATGTCCGGCGGCATCGGCTACGTCCTCGACCTGCGCCCGGCCAGCGTCAACGGCGGCATGGTGGGCATCGAGGCCCCCGACGCCAAGGACCGCGAGTGGCTGCGCGAGACCGTCCAGCAGCACTACGAGGAGACCGGCTCCACGGTCGCCGCCGAACTGCTCGCCGACTGGGGCAGCGGGGTCTCCCGGTTCTCCAAGATCATGCCCACCGACTACAAGGCAGTGCTCGCCGCCAAGGACGCCGCTGAGCGCGATGGCCTCTCCGAGGCCGAGACCACTCGCAAGATGATGGAGGCGGCACATGGCTGACCCCAAGGGCTTCCTGACCACGCCCAAGCAACTGGCCGAGCGGCGGCCGGTGGACGTGCGGCTGCGCGACTGGAACGAGGTCTACGTCGAGCGCGCCCTGCTGCCGATCATCAGCAAGCAGGCCGGGCGCTGCATGGACTGCGGCATCCCGTTCTGCCACAACGGCTGCCCGCTCGGGAACCTCATCCCCGAGTGGAACGACCTGGCCTACCGGGACGACTGGGCCGGCGCCATAGAGCGCCTGCACGCCACCAACAACTTCCCGGAGTTCACCGGCCGGCTCTGCCCGGCCCCCTGCGAGTCGGCCTGCGTGCTCGGCATCAACCAGGACCCGGTGACCATCAAGAACGTCGAGGTCACCATCATCGACCGGGCCTGGGACAACGGCGGGGTCCGCCCCCAGGTGCCGGAGCGGCTGTCCGGCAAGACCGTCGCCGTGGTCGGCTCCGGCCCGGCCGGCCTGGCCGCCGCCCAGCAGCTCACCCGGGCCGGCCACACCGTGGTGGTGTACGAGCGCGCCGACCGGATCGGCGGCCTGCTGCGCTACGGCATCCCCGAGTTCAAGATGGAGAAGCGCCACATCAACCGCCGCATCGAGCAGATGCGCGCGGAGGGCACCCGGTTCCGCACCGGCGTGCACGTGGGCGAGGACATCACCGGGCAGCAGCTGCGCGAGCGCTTCGACGCCGTGGTGGTCGCCGCCGGCGCCACCACGGCCCGCGACCTGCCGGTGCCGGGGCGCGAGCTGGCGGGCATCCACCAGGCGATGGAGTACCTGCCGCTGGCCAACAAGGTCCAGGAGGGCGACTACGTCGCCTCCCCGATCAGCGCCGAGGGCAAGCACGTCATCGTGATCGGCGGCGGTGACACCGGCGCCGACTGCCTGGGCACCGCGCTGCGCCAGGGCGCCGCCTCGGTCACCCAGCTGGAGATCATGCCCCGCCCCGGCGAGGACCGCCCGGCCCACCAGCCGTGGCCGACCATGCCGATGGTCTACAAGGTCACCTCCGCGCACGAGGAGGGCGGCGACCGGGTCTACTCGGTCAGCACCACCCACTTCACCGGCGACGAGCACGGCAACGTCCAGGAGCTCCACCTGGTCGACGTCGAGTTCAGGGACGGCCGCTTCGAGCAGGTGCCCGGCACCGAGCGCTCGATCCCGGCCCAGCTGGTCACCCTGGCCATGGGCTTCACCGGCACCGACGTCAGGAACGGCCTGGTGGAGCAGCTGGGCGT
Protein-coding regions in this window:
- the lgt gene encoding prolipoprotein diacylglyceryl transferase, coding for MELAYIPSPSRGVLHLGPIPLRAYAFCIIIGVVVAVWLGSKRWVARGGAKHTVGDIAVWAVPFGLVGGRLYHVITDHQLYFDPGRNPWNAFKIWEGGLGIWGAIALGAVGAWIGARRRGVPLPAYADAIAPGIALAQACGRWGNWFNQELYGRPTSLPWGLKIHKVDADGTVIDGVFQPTFLYESLWCVGVALLVLWADRRFKLGHGRAFALYVMAYTVGRAWIEYLRIDEAHHILGLRLNDWTSIVVFAGALAYFVVVGRLRPGREAPDSIDPVGVREEAEAAAGAAGSEAPTESETATSTEKPTAGKPADQPVTEKPVTEDV
- a CDS encoding VIT1/CCC1 transporter family protein produces the protein MSAVITRPAIDEAPVPRVPNAGHHRDVNGGWLRPAVFGAMDGLVSNFALMTGVVGGAAGHSTVVLTGLAGLAAGACSMAAGEYTSVASQRELVEAEIAAERIELNRNPRGELAELAQLYVERGVEPELAAEVARQLTRDPEQALEVHVREELGVDPHDLPSPLVAAVSSFGCFAIGALLPLLPYLLGAASLLPALLLAVVGLFLCGAVVARVTARSWWFSGLRQLLLGSAAAGVTYLLGWLIGGHVG
- the gltB gene encoding glutamate synthase large subunit; this translates as MLSASMHSANGPQGDGRSPYRLVPDARPAAQGLYDPRNEHDACGVGFVATLTGTADHAIVEQALTVLRNLEHRGATGAEPDSGDGAGILTQVPDAFLRANAGFELPPAGEYAVGIAFLPVDDQGAATAVSAIETIAAEEGLTVLGWREVPTAPELLGATARSVMPRFSQLFVSGRGLAGLELDRTAFVVRKRAEREAGVYFPSLSARTIVYKGMLTTGQLEPFFPDLSDRLFASAIGLVHSRFSTNTFPSWPLAHPYRFVAHNGEINTVKGNRNWMTARESQLATDLIPGDISRIFPVCTPDHSDSASFDEVLELLHLSGRSLPHSVLMMIPEAWENHATMSPARRAFYQYHSNLMEPWDGPACVTFTDGNQIGAVLDRNGLRPARYWITEDGLVVLSSEVGVLDLPQESVIRKGRLQPGKMFLVDVAEHRIVEDEEIKGALAAEHPYEEWVAGGRIQLAELPEREHIAHTHASVTRRQQTFGYTEEELRVILAPMARTGAEALGSMGTDSPIAALSEKPRLLFDYFIQLFAQVTNPPLDAIREELVTSLHSSLGPEVNLLTAGPAHCRAVGITFPVIDNDELAKLIHINVDGDQPGLKAVTLSGLYRVAGGGEALAERLREIAAEADAAIADGARILLLSDRHSDAEHAPIPSLLLTSAVHHHLIRTKQRTKVSLLVEAGDVREVHHVALLIGYGASAINPYLAMESVEDLVAQGTFLTGTDPEKAIRNLIKALGKGVLKVMSKMGISTVASYRGAQVFEVIGLSQETVDAYFAGTTSKLGGIGLDEIAREVAARHAKAYPASGIPAAHRALEIGGEYQWRREGEPHLFDPDTVFRLQHATRTRRYDIFKQYTERVNEQSERLMTLRGLFKLGAGARTPVPIDEVEPVSEIVKRFSTGAMSYGSISMEAHETLAIAMNRLGGKSNTGEGGEDPERLHDPERRSAIKQVASGRFGVTSEYLVNADDIQIKMAQGAKPGEGGQLPGHKVYPWVARTRHSTPGVGLISPPPHHDIYSIEDLAQLIHDLKNANPQARIHVKLVSEVGVGTVAAGVSKAHADVVLVSGHDGGTGASPLTSLKHAGGPWELGLAETQQTLLLNGLRDRIVVQTDGQLKTGRDVVIAALLGAEEFGFATAPLVVSGCVMMRVCHLDTCPVGVATQNPVLRERFSGKPEFVVNFFEFIAEEVRELLAELGFRSIEEAVGHAEHIDAAAAIDHWKAVGLDLAPLFHVPELPVGAARHRTIEQDHGLDKALDNQLIELAAEALEHGEAVRIQLPIRNVNRTVGTMLGHQVTKRYRGAGLPEGTIDVTFTGSAGQSFGAFLPKGVTLRLEGDANDYVGKGLSGGVLVVRPARDAAVIGADAQQHVIAGNTIGYGATAGRIHLRGKAGERFAVRNSGAVLVVEGVGDHGLEYMTGGRVVILGETGRNLAAGMSGGIGYVLDLRPASVNGGMVGIEAPDAKDREWLRETVQQHYEETGSTVAAELLADWGSGVSRFSKIMPTDYKAVLAAKDAAERDGLSEAETTRKMMEAAHG
- a CDS encoding glutamate synthase subunit beta gives rise to the protein MADPKGFLTTPKQLAERRPVDVRLRDWNEVYVERALLPIISKQAGRCMDCGIPFCHNGCPLGNLIPEWNDLAYRDDWAGAIERLHATNNFPEFTGRLCPAPCESACVLGINQDPVTIKNVEVTIIDRAWDNGGVRPQVPERLSGKTVAVVGSGPAGLAAAQQLTRAGHTVVVYERADRIGGLLRYGIPEFKMEKRHINRRIEQMRAEGTRFRTGVHVGEDITGQQLRERFDAVVVAAGATTARDLPVPGRELAGIHQAMEYLPLANKVQEGDYVASPISAEGKHVIVIGGGDTGADCLGTALRQGAASVTQLEIMPRPGEDRPAHQPWPTMPMVYKVTSAHEEGGDRVYSVSTTHFTGDEHGNVQELHLVDVEFRDGRFEQVPGTERSIPAQLVTLAMGFTGTDVRNGLVEQLGVELDARGNIARDGKFATNVDGVYVCGDAGRGQSLIVWAIAEGRSAAAAVDAYLGGKTPLPAPIHPTDRPLAV